The following DNA comes from Arthrobacter sp. SLBN-83.
ATGAACCAGGTCTACCCCTTCCTGATGAACTCCAAGCCCGGCTCAGCTGAGGTCAGCCCGGACATCGCTGAGTCCGCATCCTTTACCTCGCCGACGGAGTTCACGGTGAAGCTCAAGCCCAACCTGAAGTTTGCCAACGGGCACGCCCTGACCGCCTCGGATGTGAAATTCTCCTACGACCGCGTAGTGAAGATTGACGATCCCAACGGTCCCGCCTCCCTGCTGTCCAACCTCAAGTCGGTGGAAGCCAAGGATGACACCACGGTGGTGTTCACTCTCAAGGCCGGCAATGACCAGGTGTTCCCCAGCGTCCTGGGTACCAACACCGGGCCGATCGTGGACGAGGAAGTCTTCCCGGCCGACAAAGTGATGAGCGATGAAGACATCGTCGCCGGCAAGCCCTTTGCGGGCCCCTACACCATCGATTCCTACAAGAAGAACGAACTTGTCAGCCTTAAGAGCAACCCGGACTACAACGGACTTTTGGGCAAGCCGGCCAACGACAGCGCCGTCATCAAGTACTACGCGGACTCCAACAACCTCAAGCTGGACGTCCAGGGTGGCAACATCGACGTTGCCGGCCGCAGCCTGACCGCGACCGACGCCGCGGACCTGGACAAAGACTCCAAGGTCAAGGTCTACAAGGGCCCGGGCGGTGAGCTCCGGTACATCGTCTTCAACTTCGACACCATGCCCTTTGGCGCCAAGACGCCGGAAGCCAACCCAGCCAAGGCCCTGGCGGTCCGCCAGGCCATGGCTGACATCGTGGACCGCCAGGCCATCTCCGACCAGGTCTACAAGGGAACCTACGTTCCCGCGTACTCGGTGGTCGCTGACGGCCTGCCGGGTGCAACCCAGCCCATGAAGGAGATGTACGGCGACGGCAGCGGCAAGCCGAGCCTGGACAAGGCCAAGAAGACCCTGTCCGACGCCGGCATCACCGGTCCGGTCAACATCAAGCTCCAGTACAACCCGGACCACTACGGCAAGTCCTCCGGCGACGAGTACGCCATGGTGAAAGAGCAGCTGGAGAAGTCAGGCCTGTTCACCGTGGACCTGCAGTCCACAGAGTGGGT
Coding sequences within:
- a CDS encoding ABC transporter substrate-binding protein — translated: MIKSTTGLHRAIALAGISALALTACTGPSGGGGGTSSGGSAGGGAITFGTTDKVVTLDPAGSYDAGSFLVMNQVYPFLMNSKPGSAEVSPDIAESASFTSPTEFTVKLKPNLKFANGHALTASDVKFSYDRVVKIDDPNGPASLLSNLKSVEAKDDTTVVFTLKAGNDQVFPSVLGTNTGPIVDEEVFPADKVMSDEDIVAGKPFAGPYTIDSYKKNELVSLKSNPDYNGLLGKPANDSAVIKYYADSNNLKLDVQGGNIDVAGRSLTATDAADLDKDSKVKVYKGPGGELRYIVFNFDTMPFGAKTPEANPAKALAVRQAMADIVDRQAISDQVYKGTYVPAYSVVADGLPGATQPMKEMYGDGSGKPSLDKAKKTLSDAGITGPVNIKLQYNPDHYGKSSGDEYAMVKEQLEKSGLFTVDLQSTEWVTYSKARTADAYPVYQLGWFPDYSDADNYLTPFFIPGNFLKNHYENPTVTDLVQKQLTTPDKTERQKLIGDVQTAVAKDLSTLPLLQGSQLLVAGKDVKGVEKTLDPSFKTRLGVLSK